GCTTCTTTGGCAATGTTAAGGCTGTCTGTGCGCATGTAGGTGATCACCCCACTCACCCCCTCTGAAGTCATCACACCTTCATAGAGTTTTTGGGCAATGCTCATCGTTTTAGAAGGGCTATAACCCAACTGATTAGAAGCGCTTTGTTGCAAAGTTGAGGTCATAAAAGGAGGAGGAGAAGGGGTATTTTTCTCTTTGGTGCTGATCTCTTGGACTTGGTAGGTTTGCGCGCTTAAATTAGCAACCATCTCTAAAGCTTCCTTAGAATCCCTAAGCCCTTGTTTTTTGATCTTTTCATGGCGGTAACTTTGTAAACTCACGCTCGCCTGCGCGATCGTGCCTGTAATCTCATAGTAGATAATGGGTTTAAAGACTTTGATTTCTCTTTCGCGATCCACCACTAATTTAAGCGCTGCGCTCTGCACGCGTCCCGCGCTCATGCCCTTAGAGATTTTAGAAGCCAATAGAGAGCTTAAGCTAAAACCCACAATGCGATCCAGAAGTCTACGGGCTAATTGGGCGTTGATCTTGTGCACATCAAGGGTTTTAGGGTGTTTGAGTGCGTGCAAGATAGCAGTTTTGGTAATCTCATGGAAAACAATGCGAGGAAAAGCAAAAATAGGATGGGGGTTTTTGGTTTGACTCTGTTCCTCTAAGGCGCGCATTTCTATTAAAGGGTCTTTGCTTCTATTGCCTGCTTGATCAATGAGATAAGCGATGTGGTAACCAATAGCTTCGCCCTCGCGATCCTCATCTGTAGCAATATAAATTTCTTGTGCGTTCTTAGCTTTTTGCAAAATTTGCGCCACAATTTCTTCATGATCTTTATCTATGGCGTATTTAGGAATAAATTTATTATCTTGCACTTTAATTCCCATAGCATACTTGCTCAAATCACGCACATGACCTTTAGAGGCAATCACTTCATAGCTATTATCTAAAAAATGCGCGATGGTCTTAGCCTTAGTGGGGGATTCCACAATGATGAGTTTGGTGTTTTTACCCATAAATACCTCGTTTTCTTCGCATTATAAACTATTTTTGTGCATGGATTGTTTGAAAACATGGAATAGCTATTGCTTCGTGTGAGCATATTATCGCAAAGGATGCACAGATGAGTTTCAGAATCAATACGAATGTAGCCGCGTTGAATGCACACACTATCGGGGTACGCAACAATCGTGATCTCTCTACCTCTTTAGAAAAGTTAAGTTCAGGTTTGCGGATCAATAAGGCCGCTGATGATGCGTCAGGGATGGCGATCGCAGATAGCCTAAGAAGTCAAAGCGCAAGTCTAGGTCAGGCTGTGCGCAACGCTAATGATGCAATCGGGGTGGTGCAAACTGCAGATAAGGCGATGGACGAGCAAATCAAAATCTTAGATACAGTCAAAACTAAAGCCGTGCAAGCCGCTCAAGATGGACAAACTGCTGAAACTAGAAAGGCGTTGCAAAGTGATATTTTGCGCCTCTTAGAAGAGCTAGACAATATCGCTAACACAACGAGCTTTAATGGTCAGCAGTTGCTAGCAGGGAGCTTTTCTAATAAAGAGTTTCAAATCGGAGCGTATTCCAACACCACAATCAAAGCTTCGATTGGTCCTACAGGCTCAGATAAGATCGGGCATGTGCGCTTTGAAACCTCCGCGATGGATCGCGGTGGAATGGAAGTGAGTGCGGGCGCGCAAAACCTCAAAGAGGTTACGCTCAACTTCAAACAAGCCGATGCGGTGAATGACTTTAAGTTAGAGTCTGTAAAAATCTCCACCAGCGCAGGTACGGGGCTTGGTGCGTTGGTCAATGTCATCAACAAGAACTCTAGCACTTTAGGCGTGCGCGCTACTGCTGTGGTTTTGGGTACGGGTGAGAACTCTGTAGAATCGGGCACCATCAATGGACTAACCATCAATGGAGTCTTGATTGGAAATGTGAATGATGTCCAGCATAACGACCGCGATGGGAGATTGACGAACGCGATCAACTCTGTAAAAGAGCGCACCGGTGTAGAGGCCTATACAGACATACAGGGTCGTATCAATCTGCGTTCTACAGATGGGCGCGCTATCTCTGTGCATGCAGATGGCAAAACTGGGCATGTCTTTGGCGGGGGGAATTTTAGAGGCATCTCAGGGAATGCGCACGCGATTGTGGGCCGTCTGACCTTGACCAAAGAAAATGCGCGCGACATTATCGTGAGCGGGGTGAACTTTAGCCATGTCGGTTTGCACTCTGCACAAGGGGTTGCAGAATACACTGTAAATTTACAGGCTATCCGCGGGGTCTTTGATGCCAATGCCGCTAGTGCCGGTGGTGGGAATGCCAATGCTGCCCAAGCTGCCTTTAACTTTAAGGGAATTGGAGCCGGGGTTACAAGTTTGCGCGGGGCGATGATGGTGATGGATATGGCAGAGAGCGCGCGCATCCAACTAGATAAGATTCGCTCAGACTTGGGTTCTGTGCAGATGGAGTTGGTAACCACCATCAACAACATCTCCGTAACTCAGGTGAATGTGAAGGCCGCTGAATCACAAATCCGTGATGTGGATTTCGCTGAAGAAAGTGCAAGCTTCTCTAAATTCAATATCTTGGCCCAAAGTGGAAGCTTTGCAATGGCACAAGCCAATGCGGTGCAACAAAATGTCTTGAGACTCTTGCAGTAGAGGGGGTGGGGTAGGCTTGTCTAACATCTATGAAAAAAATTTAGGGGTTTTGCAACGCAAAGACCCCCTGTTGGCTTTGGAACTGAGTAAACTTAAGAGTAATCTTAAGTACGAAGTTTTTATGCAACAAGATGCCTTTAATATTGTGGATATTTCCACTAACACTCCTCTTTTTGCCCATAAACCCTTAGAGGAAAATTTAGAGCGTTTTAAAGAACTCAACGCTTACATGTACATTCCCTACCTGTATTTTTACGGGGCAGGCAATGGTATACTCATGCGCTTATTCTTGGGTGTAGAGCAACTTAAACGCTTAGTGGTGATTGAACCTGAGTTAGAAATCATCTTCATTATCTTAAATCTACTAGATTTTAGTGAAGAAATACAAAGTGATCGTTTGATCTTACTGCATTCTGGCGCGTGTGATTACCCCTTGATCGCCTCGCTTTTTATGATGGACAAACATGCCAAAATTTACGCTAAAGTCTATGAACTCATCATTGCCCATTCTTATTATGAGCAATATGTCCAAGATTTTACCCTCATTAACCAACACTTTATCAAAGCCCTTGAAAATGCGGTGATTGGCGTGGGCAATGACGCTAAAGACGCAATCATTGGGATCAAGCACCATGTGCAAAATCTCCCCTTTGTGGTGCAAACTCCCACTCTGATTAACTTAGTACAAGCCCTCAAGATGCGCAACGCGCGCTATAACACGGCAATTATTGTCTCTACTGGTCCAAGCCTCAATAAACAACTCCCCTT
This portion of the Helicobacter felis ATCC 49179 genome encodes:
- a CDS encoding flagellin B, with the translated sequence MSFRINTNVAALNAHTIGVRNNRDLSTSLEKLSSGLRINKAADDASGMAIADSLRSQSASLGQAVRNANDAIGVVQTADKAMDEQIKILDTVKTKAVQAAQDGQTAETRKALQSDILRLLEELDNIANTTSFNGQQLLAGSFSNKEFQIGAYSNTTIKASIGPTGSDKIGHVRFETSAMDRGGMEVSAGAQNLKEVTLNFKQADAVNDFKLESVKISTSAGTGLGALVNVINKNSSTLGVRATAVVLGTGENSVESGTINGLTINGVLIGNVNDVQHNDRDGRLTNAINSVKERTGVEAYTDIQGRINLRSTDGRAISVHADGKTGHVFGGGNFRGISGNAHAIVGRLTLTKENARDIIVSGVNFSHVGLHSAQGVAEYTVNLQAIRGVFDANAASAGGGNANAAQAAFNFKGIGAGVTSLRGAMMVMDMAESARIQLDKIRSDLGSVQMELVTTINNISVTQVNVKAAESQIRDVDFAEESASFSKFNILAQSGSFAMAQANAVQQNVLRLLQ